The sequence GTAGCGAACCTCCGCTGTGCGACACCGGTCCAATACATTGTTGTGACACGGTCTCCCGACCGTGTCACTTGCTCGACCGAAGGTCTCCATTCGTTCTACCCCGACAACGTGGCACAGTCGGGAGACCGTGCCACAACCTTGGCGAGTTATGAGTTGATGCCCTACGTCCGCCCCAACATTGCCGCTTTGGCTGGATATGCTCCGGGCGAGCAACCCCAGGGCGGGAAATTCATCAAGCTCAATACGAATGAGAACCCATACCCGGCTTCTCCGGCGGTGACCACGGCGATCGAGGCCGCGCTGCGAAACGGTTTGCAACGCTACCCGGATCCGATGGCGACCGCTTTTCGCTTGCGCGCAGCGCAACTTTTCGCGGCCGAAGTGCCGGGCATCACGCCGGATTGGATTCTCTGCGGGAACGGCAGCGATGATCTGCTGACGATTCTCACGCGCACGTTCATCTGCGAAGGAGAATTGCTGCGGCTGCCGTACCCGAGCTACATCCTCTACCGCACGTTGGCTGAGATCCAAGGCGCGCGGGCGGAAGAAGTGCGATTCGGCGCGGATTGGTCGCTCAATGACGATTTCAGCGCCAAGGCCGCTGGTTTAAAGCTCGCCTTCCTGCCGAATCCGAATAGCCCGTCGGGCACGTACATCGCGCCGGAGCGCGTGCTCGAAATCGCGGAACGTTTGCCGTGTCCCTTGGTGGTGGACGAAGCGTATGTCGATTTCGCGGCGACGAATTGCCTGAGCCTCGTTGCGCGCAGCGAGAAGATCATCGTCACGCGGACGCTCAGCAAGTCGTACGCGCTGGCCGGATTGCGCTTCGGCTTCGCCATAGCGCAGCCGCACTTGATCCGCGAGCTGATCAAGGTCAAAGATTCGTATAACGTCGACGCCCTCTCCATCGCCGGCGCCACGGCCGCTATCGACGACCAGGCCTGGCTCCGCGAAAACCGCCGCAAGGTGCTCGGCACGCGCGAGAAGCTCACCGCCGGGATGAAGGCCCTCGGGTTCGACGCCGTGCCGTCGCAGGCCAATTTCGTCTGGTGCCCGCACCCCAAGCTGCCGGTCAAACCGCTCTACGAACAGCTCAAGACGTCCGGCGTCCTGGTACGCTATATGAACTATCCGGGCTGGTCCGACGGCCTCCGCATCTCGGTCGGCACCGACGATCAGAACGAGGCTTGCCTGGGGCTGCTGCGTGGTATGGTTTAGGGGGAAAGTGATGATTGCGGAGTGATGAGTGATGAGTGGAAGAATTGCCAAGATCGAACGTAACACCGCTGAGACGAAGATTCGGCTGGAACTGAATCTCGACGGAACCGGCGCGTCGACGATTGCCACCGGCGTCGGCTTCTTCGATCACATGCTGACGCTGTTCGCGCGGCATGGGGCGTTCGATCTCACCGTCGAAGCGCAGGGCGACTTGCACGTCGATCAACATCACACGGTCGAAGACGTCGGCATCTGCTTGGGGCAGGCGATCAAAATTGCGCTCGGCGACAAGGCCGGCATCCGCCGTTACGGGCACTTCACGTTGCCGATG is a genomic window of Planctomycetia bacterium containing:
- the hisC gene encoding histidinol-phosphate transaminase, which gives rise to MPYVRPNIAALAGYAPGEQPQGGKFIKLNTNENPYPASPAVTTAIEAALRNGLQRYPDPMATAFRLRAAQLFAAEVPGITPDWILCGNGSDDLLTILTRTFICEGELLRLPYPSYILYRTLAEIQGARAEEVRFGADWSLNDDFSAKAAGLKLAFLPNPNSPSGTYIAPERVLEIAERLPCPLVVDEAYVDFAATNCLSLVARSEKIIVTRTLSKSYALAGLRFGFAIAQPHLIRELIKVKDSYNVDALSIAGATAAIDDQAWLRENRRKVLGTREKLTAGMKALGFDAVPSQANFVWCPHPKLPVKPLYEQLKTSGVLVRYMNYPGWSDGLRISVGTDDQNEACLGLLRGMV
- a CDS encoding imidazoleglycerol-phosphate dehydratase translates to MSGRIAKIERNTAETKIRLELNLDGTGASTIATGVGFFDHMLTLFARHGAFDLTVEAQGDLHVDQHHTVEDVGICLGQAIKIALGDKAGIRRYGHFTLPM